The Spirochaetaceae bacterium genome window below encodes:
- a CDS encoding proline racemase family protein: protein MTFARTIRVVETHTAGMPTRIVTSGLPPVPGATMAERAAWLRGCEEMTAVARMLCHEPRGHSGQFGALLTPPTAAGSVTGAVFFSPAWSAGGCGHATIAIATMLVETGAVAGPLPVEFGIDTPSGTVTARVHGSGTEVEFVAFRNVPSFLYRADQVIEVPGVGEVRADVCYGGNLYAYVWAPDLGMRVRAENLPRLQQLGGEVREAVIGQVSLDDLPPGVPARVGGVMFRDDPEHPEADMKNVLAGRVGFDRSPCGTGTSGWLAALHARGRLAVGEEFVNESITGGLFRGRVLEATSRGAFEAIIPEIAGSAFITGFHDFVLDPRDPYPGGFDFGAGLPAAPETTAAPAAGARDKVKFYRLAWDVIGSEYASRHEQYELFYAGAPFVTRAHSFRTFDWDGATGLVDDMLATYRLEESRRRYLPWHLPHRATARHRPGGVHRRGGRHAAAAHLHHRHDPHGAAPLGPRGAGTVHGRGEPGHLVVQHRPASRPTTRTSAGRYSTW from the coding sequence ATGACGTTCGCCCGCACGATCCGGGTGGTGGAGACCCACACCGCCGGCATGCCCACGCGCATCGTCACCTCCGGCCTGCCGCCCGTCCCCGGCGCCACCATGGCAGAGCGGGCCGCGTGGCTGCGCGGCTGCGAGGAGATGACGGCAGTGGCGCGCATGCTGTGCCATGAGCCGCGCGGCCACTCGGGTCAGTTCGGGGCGCTGCTCACCCCGCCCACCGCGGCGGGGTCGGTTACCGGCGCGGTTTTCTTCTCGCCGGCCTGGAGTGCGGGCGGCTGCGGTCACGCCACCATCGCCATCGCCACCATGCTGGTGGAGACCGGGGCGGTGGCCGGGCCGCTGCCGGTGGAGTTCGGCATCGACACCCCGTCCGGGACGGTGACCGCGCGGGTGCACGGTTCGGGCACCGAGGTCGAGTTCGTGGCGTTCCGGAACGTGCCGAGCTTCCTGTACCGGGCGGACCAGGTGATCGAGGTGCCGGGTGTCGGGGAAGTGCGCGCCGACGTGTGCTACGGCGGCAATCTGTACGCCTACGTGTGGGCGCCCGACCTGGGGATGCGGGTGCGCGCGGAGAACCTGCCGCGCTTGCAGCAGCTCGGCGGGGAGGTGCGCGAAGCGGTGATCGGGCAGGTGTCCCTCGACGACTTGCCGCCCGGCGTGCCGGCACGGGTCGGCGGGGTGATGTTTCGCGACGACCCGGAGCACCCCGAAGCCGACATGAAGAACGTGCTGGCGGGCAGAGTGGGATTCGACCGCTCGCCGTGCGGCACCGGCACCAGCGGCTGGCTGGCCGCCCTGCACGCGCGCGGACGCCTGGCCGTGGGCGAGGAATTCGTGAACGAGAGCATTACCGGCGGCCTGTTTCGCGGCCGGGTGCTGGAGGCAACCTCGCGGGGAGCGTTCGAAGCGATCATCCCGGAAATCGCCGGCAGCGCCTTCATCACCGGCTTCCACGACTTCGTGCTCGATCCCCGCGATCCTTATCCCGGAGGCTTCGACTTCGGTGCCGGCCTGCCGGCGGCGCCGGAGACGACGGCCGCGCCGGCCGCGGGCGCGCGCGACAAGGTCAAGTTCTACCGCCTGGCGTGGGACGTGATCGGTTCCGAGTACGCCTCGCGTCACGAGCAGTACGAGCTGTTCTACGCCGGCGCGCCGTTCGTGACGCGCGCCCATTCGTTCCGCACCTTCGACTGGGACGGCGCCACCGGCCTGGTCGACGACATGCTCGCCACCTACCGCCTGGAGGAGTCGCGCCGCCGCTACCTTCCATGGCATCTTCCGCATCGCGCCACCGCCCGACATCGACCTGGAGGAGTTCATCGAAGGGGCGGTCGACATGCCGCTGCCGCACATCTTCACCATCGACATGATCCGCACGGCGCAGCGCCGCTCGGACCACGTGGTGCCGGCACCGTTCATGGACGCGGTGAGCCAGGGCATCTCGTCGTTCAACACCGCCCCGCTTCCCGACCGACGACGCGGACTTCCGCCGGGCGGTACAGCACCTGGTGA